The following coding sequences lie in one Thermoanaerobaculia bacterium genomic window:
- a CDS encoding 6-carboxytetrahydropterin synthase, with protein sequence MIRLSRKIEFNASRKLWRADWSDEKNRAVYGEESPHGYGHNYVLEIEVEGEIDPEKAMVVNLTDLDRILKEEVDRPLDHRNLNLDVPEFAATVPTFENLARWIWDRIARRLEREKWPCRLSRLRLSPAPDLAVEIER encoded by the coding sequence GTGATCCGACTCTCCCGCAAGATCGAGTTCAACGCCTCGCGCAAGCTCTGGCGCGCCGACTGGAGCGACGAGAAGAACCGCGCCGTCTACGGCGAGGAGTCGCCGCACGGCTACGGGCACAACTACGTGCTCGAGATCGAAGTCGAGGGCGAGATCGACCCGGAGAAGGCGATGGTCGTGAACCTGACCGACCTCGACCGGATCCTGAAGGAAGAGGTCGACCGCCCGCTCGACCACCGGAACCTGAATCTCGACGTGCCCGAATTCGCCGCCACCGTTCCGACGTTCGAGAATCTCGCGCGGTGGATCTGGGACCGGATCGCGCGCCGGCTCGAACGGGAGAAGTGGCCCTGCCGGCTCTCGCGCTTGAGGCTCTCCCCCGCGCCCGACCTCGCGGTCGAAATCGAACGGTGA
- a CDS encoding NAD(P)H-quinone oxidoreductase produces the protein MRVLRVSPAGPGYDARLEEAPVPTPGRGEVLVRVAASGVNRADLAQIAGKYPPPAGESEVLGLEISGTTAGTGERVCALLAGGGHAEYASVPEGQIFPSPSSLDPVRAAAIPEAFLTAFLNLVVEGGLADGGRALVHAGASGVGLAAIRTAKLLGASAAGTTRTAAKLAAIEGAGADLAIDARREDFAEIIESAWGKNAVDVVLDPVGAATLAGDLRVISTGGRVVFLATMSGGSAELDIGRLMGKRARLIGSTLRSRSRAEKARIVARFREEILPAFDAGKLSVDLDSVYPPERAAEAFARMRRNENAGKIVIDWMR, from the coding sequence GTGAGGGTCCTCCGCGTCTCGCCGGCCGGACCCGGTTACGACGCGCGGCTCGAGGAGGCGCCGGTTCCGACTCCCGGCCGGGGAGAGGTCCTGGTGCGGGTCGCCGCTTCGGGAGTGAACCGGGCGGATCTCGCGCAGATCGCCGGGAAATATCCCCCGCCTGCCGGGGAATCCGAGGTCCTCGGGCTCGAGATCTCCGGGACGACCGCCGGAACGGGCGAGCGCGTCTGCGCGCTGCTCGCGGGGGGAGGTCACGCGGAATACGCGTCCGTCCCCGAAGGGCAGATCTTCCCGTCCCCCTCCTCGCTCGATCCGGTGCGCGCGGCGGCGATCCCGGAAGCCTTCCTGACGGCGTTCCTCAATCTCGTCGTCGAAGGCGGGCTCGCCGACGGCGGCCGCGCGCTCGTCCACGCGGGAGCTTCGGGCGTCGGTCTCGCCGCGATCCGGACGGCGAAGCTCCTGGGGGCGTCGGCGGCGGGGACGACCCGGACGGCCGCCAAGCTCGCCGCGATCGAGGGCGCCGGCGCAGACCTCGCCATCGACGCGCGCCGGGAAGACTTCGCCGAAATCATCGAGAGCGCGTGGGGAAAGAACGCGGTCGACGTCGTCCTCGATCCCGTCGGCGCCGCGACGCTCGCGGGCGACCTGCGCGTGATCTCGACGGGCGGGCGCGTCGTTTTCCTCGCGACGATGTCGGGAGGGTCGGCCGAGCTCGACATCGGGCGGTTGATGGGAAAGCGGGCGCGCCTCATCGGCTCGACGCTCCGCTCGCGATCCCGCGCCGAGAAGGCGCGGATCGTCGCGCGTTTCCGGGAGGAGATCCTCCCCGCGTTCGACGCCGGGAAACTCTCGGTCGACCTCGACTCCGTCTATCCGCCGGAGCGCGCGGCCGAGGCCTTCGCGCGGATGCGCCGGAACGAGAACGCCGGGAAGATCGTGATCGACTGGATGCGTTGA
- a CDS encoding DUF4242 domain-containing protein, whose translation MPKYVIERELPGAGKLSSAELHGIAQKSCGVLSNLGPQIQWLESFVTDDKIYCVYIAPNEEMVRKHAELGGFPANRVSQVRRMIDPTTSE comes from the coding sequence ATGCCCAAATACGTGATCGAACGGGAGCTCCCGGGCGCGGGGAAGCTCTCCTCCGCCGAGCTCCACGGAATCGCCCAGAAGTCCTGCGGCGTGCTCTCGAATCTCGGGCCGCAGATCCAGTGGCTCGAGAGCTTCGTCACCGACGACAAGATCTATTGCGTCTACATCGCGCCGAACGAGGAGATGGTCCGCAAGCACGCGGAGCTGGGCGGCTTTCCCGCGAACCGGGTGTCGCAGGTGAGGCGGATGATCGACCCCACCACCTCGGAGTAG
- a CDS encoding nuclear transport factor 2 family protein, with the protein MLCVEILEASGAVGEPARMQATNVFRREDGGWRMVHHHASAMPEAGEQEEETIN; encoded by the coding sequence GTGCTCTGCGTCGAGATCCTCGAGGCCTCGGGAGCTGTCGGCGAACCGGCGCGGATGCAGGCGACCAACGTCTTTCGCCGGGAGGACGGCGGCTGGCGGATGGTCCATCATCATGCGTCGGCGATGCCGGAGGCCGGCGAGCAGGAAGAAGAAACCATCAACTAG
- a CDS encoding class II fructose-bisphosphate aldolase codes for MTTLDVSREKSPGDRLRYGAEEIDTLVWTAVFGGDAEKAAARREIRREAASRGILPASILPLYEARSRGEVSGFTVPAINIRTLAYDTARAVFRTAKRLGAGAFIFEIARSEIGYTDQRPAEYAAVVLAAAVREAWTGPVFLQGDHFQTNAKKMKSESAREVKAIEDLILEAIAASFYQIDIDTSTLVDLSRPDLDAQQRPNYENCAHFTRFIREHQPRGVEISIGGEIGEVGKENSTPEEFRAYMEGYRRGIGNAKGLAKVSIQTGSSHGGMVAADGTLKKMSIDFDVIRRISKIAREEYAMAGAVQHGASTLPEDDFGLFPEYDTAEIHLATGFQNMVLDHPVLPGVLRETINRWVTDHAASERKPSDSPEQFLYKSRKKALGPFKEALWNLPVGTRNAIAADLEDKFAFLFEQLKVGGTRPVVDRYVHPVEVGERAAAGAFVRDDEAGD; via the coding sequence ATGACCACGCTCGACGTTTCCCGGGAGAAGAGTCCCGGCGACCGGCTGCGCTACGGAGCCGAAGAGATCGACACGCTCGTGTGGACGGCCGTTTTCGGGGGGGACGCGGAGAAGGCCGCGGCCCGCCGGGAGATCCGCCGCGAGGCGGCGTCGCGCGGGATCCTCCCGGCCTCGATCCTCCCCCTCTACGAGGCGCGGTCGCGCGGCGAAGTCTCGGGATTCACCGTTCCCGCCATCAACATCCGCACGCTCGCCTACGACACGGCGCGCGCCGTGTTCCGCACCGCGAAACGGCTCGGCGCGGGCGCGTTCATCTTCGAGATCGCGCGGAGCGAGATCGGATACACGGACCAGCGGCCGGCCGAGTACGCCGCCGTCGTGCTCGCCGCGGCCGTCCGCGAGGCGTGGACCGGCCCGGTCTTCCTGCAGGGGGACCACTTCCAGACCAACGCGAAGAAGATGAAGAGCGAGTCGGCCCGGGAGGTCAAGGCGATCGAGGACCTGATCCTCGAGGCGATCGCGGCGTCCTTCTACCAGATCGACATCGACACGTCGACGCTGGTGGATCTCTCGCGGCCGGACCTGGATGCCCAGCAGAGACCGAATTACGAGAACTGCGCGCATTTCACCCGGTTCATCCGCGAGCACCAGCCCCGCGGGGTCGAGATCTCGATCGGCGGCGAGATCGGCGAGGTCGGAAAGGAGAACTCGACACCGGAGGAGTTCCGCGCCTACATGGAGGGCTACCGGCGGGGAATCGGGAACGCGAAGGGGCTCGCGAAGGTGTCGATCCAGACCGGCTCGTCGCACGGCGGGATGGTCGCCGCCGACGGGACGCTGAAGAAGATGTCGATCGATTTCGACGTGATCCGCCGGATCTCGAAGATCGCGCGGGAGGAATACGCCATGGCGGGGGCCGTCCAGCACGGCGCCTCGACCCTCCCCGAGGACGACTTCGGACTGTTTCCCGAGTACGACACCGCGGAGATCCACCTCGCGACGGGGTTCCAGAACATGGTGCTCGACCATCCCGTGCTCCCCGGCGTGCTGCGGGAGACGATCAACCGCTGGGTGACCGACCACGCGGCGTCGGAACGGAAGCCGTCCGATTCGCCCGAGCAGTTCCTCTACAAGTCGCGCAAGAAGGCGCTCGGTCCGTTCAAGGAGGCGCTCTGGAACCTTCCGGTCGGGACGCGCAACGCGATCGCGGCCGATCTCGAGGACAAGTTCGCGTTCCTCTTCGAACAGCTGAAGGTGGGCGGGACGCGCCCGGTCGTCGATCGCTACGTGCATCCGGTCGAAGTCGGCGAAAGAGCGGCCGCCGGGGCGTTCGTCCGGGACGATGAAGCCGGCGACTGA
- the tpiA gene encoding triose-phosphate isomerase translates to MTASRSPREDAERGSRLVVANWKMNKTRPEAIACREELGRMLAGRSAAVEVAVAPPFPFLADLADPAGRWALAAQNCSSEASGAFTGEVSAAMLASCGCRYVIVGHSERRKHFGETETTLARKLARAREAGLLPIFCVGETLAQREEGLTEEVLRRQVEALERDPRDQPLVAAYEPVWAIGTGRNATPEQAEDTIGRLRELIGHRASLRVLYGGSVTAGNAFELAARPGISGFLVGGASLDPAGFSEICRLTGPTAPV, encoded by the coding sequence GTGACCGCTTCCCGCTCACCGCGCGAAGACGCCGAACGGGGAAGCCGACTCGTCGTCGCGAACTGGAAGATGAACAAGACGCGGCCGGAGGCGATCGCGTGCCGCGAGGAGCTCGGGCGGATGCTCGCGGGGCGGAGCGCCGCCGTCGAAGTCGCGGTCGCGCCGCCTTTTCCGTTCCTCGCGGACCTCGCCGATCCGGCGGGACGATGGGCGCTCGCCGCCCAGAACTGCTCGTCGGAAGCCTCCGGCGCGTTCACCGGCGAAGTCTCGGCGGCGATGCTCGCCTCCTGCGGCTGCCGATACGTCATCGTCGGACACTCGGAGCGGCGCAAGCACTTCGGAGAAACGGAGACGACCCTGGCCCGGAAGCTCGCCCGAGCGCGCGAGGCGGGGCTCCTCCCGATCTTCTGCGTCGGCGAGACCCTCGCGCAGCGCGAAGAGGGCCTGACCGAGGAGGTTCTCCGGAGACAGGTCGAAGCGCTCGAGCGGGACCCGCGCGATCAGCCGCTCGTCGCGGCGTACGAGCCGGTCTGGGCGATCGGGACGGGGCGGAACGCCACGCCGGAGCAGGCGGAAGACACGATCGGGCGCCTCCGCGAACTGATCGGACACCGCGCCTCCCTTCGCGTCCTCTACGGAGGATCGGTCACGGCCGGGAACGCGTTCGAGCTCGCGGCACGGCCCGGAATCTCGGGCTTTCTCGTCGGCGGCGCCTCTCTCGACCCGGCCGGCTTCTCCGAAATCTGCCGCTTGACCGGTCCGACCGCGCCGGTCTAA
- the mtnA gene encoding S-methyl-5-thioribose-1-phosphate isomerase, with protein sequence MDLFRPLYWEAGRLKLLDQRLLPGREVWLDVDTPEAAAEAIRSMAVRGAPAIGAAAGFGIALAFRAGDGSPRERLQRAAERIRAARPTARDLFAAIERMERAFEPVAGRGEREIADAMAAEAIALSEEGIEACRAIGRHGASLLAGGTTVLTHCNAGALATSGYGTALGVIRGAIESGKAIRVLADETRPFLQGARLTAWELQRDGIPVEIITDSMAGHFLKSGEIAAVVVGADRIAANGDAANKIGTYSLAVLARENGVPFYVAAPTTTIDRSLRDGTKIPIENRTSGEVVRINGAAIAPEGVTARHPAFDVTPARYITAIITEKGVHRAPYEESLPR encoded by the coding sequence ATGGATCTCTTTCGCCCGCTCTACTGGGAAGCCGGCCGGCTCAAGCTCCTCGACCAGCGCCTGCTTCCGGGCCGGGAGGTCTGGCTCGACGTCGATACTCCGGAAGCCGCCGCGGAAGCGATCCGCTCGATGGCGGTTCGCGGCGCGCCCGCGATCGGGGCGGCGGCCGGGTTCGGAATCGCGCTGGCGTTCCGGGCCGGAGACGGCTCCCCGCGGGAGCGGCTGCAGCGCGCGGCCGAGCGGATTCGGGCCGCCCGGCCGACCGCGCGCGATCTCTTCGCCGCGATCGAGCGCATGGAGCGGGCGTTCGAACCCGTGGCGGGCCGGGGCGAGCGCGAAATCGCCGACGCGATGGCCGCCGAAGCGATCGCTCTCTCCGAGGAGGGCATCGAAGCCTGCCGGGCGATCGGGCGCCACGGCGCGAGCCTGCTCGCCGGCGGCACCACGGTGCTCACGCACTGCAATGCGGGGGCGCTCGCGACTTCGGGATACGGAACCGCGCTCGGCGTCATCCGCGGCGCGATCGAGTCGGGAAAGGCGATCCGCGTGCTCGCCGACGAAACGCGTCCGTTTCTCCAGGGCGCGCGCCTGACCGCGTGGGAGCTCCAGCGGGACGGGATCCCGGTCGAGATCATCACCGACAGCATGGCAGGCCACTTCCTGAAGAGCGGCGAGATCGCCGCCGTCGTCGTCGGCGCGGACCGGATCGCGGCCAACGGCGATGCCGCCAACAAGATCGGGACCTATTCGCTCGCCGTCCTCGCGAGGGAAAACGGCGTCCCGTTCTACGTCGCGGCTCCGACGACGACGATCGACCGGTCGCTTCGGGACGGCACGAAGATCCCGATCGAGAACCGGACCTCCGGGGAGGTGGTCCGGATCAACGGCGCGGCGATCGCTCCCGAAGGGGTGACCGCCCGCCACCCGGCGTTCGACGTCACCCCCGCCCGGTACATCACCGCGATCATCACGGAGAAGGGAGTGCACCGGGCCCCCTACGAGGAGTCGCTCCCCCGATAA
- a CDS encoding phenylalanine--tRNA ligase beta subunit-related protein: protein MPRLRIEPAVLERFSGYTAAVVYAHGLDNGDSGAESSSWLRDAEARVRASVVEPASAHPHLAAWRSAFSAFGAKPSKFLCSAEALVKRVLKGEEIPPINRVVDAYNAVSLRHVLPAGGEDLDRLESDLTLAFADGSEPFDLLSGDGTPEHPDRGEIVWKDSAGVTCRRWNWRQCRRTRLVPETKNAYFVIDRLAPYPRTILERAADELSERLRRISAGVSLETEFLGARD, encoded by the coding sequence ATGCCGCGCCTGCGGATCGAACCGGCCGTTCTCGAGAGGTTCTCCGGATACACCGCGGCCGTCGTCTACGCCCACGGCCTCGACAACGGCGACAGCGGCGCCGAGAGCTCCTCCTGGCTGCGCGACGCGGAGGCCCGCGTCCGGGCCTCCGTCGTCGAGCCGGCTTCGGCGCACCCGCACCTGGCGGCCTGGCGATCGGCGTTCTCGGCGTTCGGCGCGAAGCCGTCGAAGTTCCTCTGCTCCGCCGAGGCGCTCGTCAAGCGCGTCCTGAAAGGCGAGGAAATTCCTCCGATCAACCGCGTCGTCGACGCCTACAACGCCGTGAGCCTCCGGCACGTCCTGCCGGCCGGCGGGGAAGATCTCGACCGGCTCGAGAGCGACCTGACGCTCGCCTTCGCGGACGGCTCCGAGCCGTTCGATCTCCTCTCGGGCGACGGGACGCCGGAACATCCCGATCGGGGCGAGATCGTCTGGAAGGATTCGGCCGGAGTGACGTGCCGCCGCTGGAACTGGCGGCAATGCCGGCGCACGCGCCTCGTCCCCGAGACGAAGAACGCCTACTTCGTCATCGACCGACTCGCGCCCTATCCCAGAACGATCCTCGAACGGGCCGCGGACGAGCTCTCCGAGCGGCTGCGCCGAATTTCTGCGGGCGTCTCGCTGGAAACGGAGTTCCTCGGGGCACGCGACTGA
- a CDS encoding CPBP family intramembrane glutamic endopeptidase, which translates to MKRWFFGPNGLRAGWGFGAFVLLFTAISTAALFAARTVYRPHPGMNPVDFLVSDGLSFLSALAAAALMAKIEKRRLGDYGLPLSPGYAARFGAGLLWGFLPVAATMAVIALLGGVSLAGFALSGGALAASAATWAVSMIVLGLFEEYLFRGYPLSALGRGMGFWPAAILLSTVFGGLHYFTKERETPLDAFSVALIGLFLCFTIARTGDLWLAAGFHAAFDFFALGVAGAPNTGNGGKPVPGHLLATTFHGPAWLTGGVCGMEASAVMVAVMLILFPVFARLVRPDAERRERGAGAEVPA; encoded by the coding sequence ATGAAAAGATGGTTCTTCGGCCCGAACGGATTGCGGGCGGGATGGGGTTTCGGGGCGTTCGTGCTGCTGTTCACGGCGATCTCGACGGCGGCTCTCTTCGCCGCGAGGACGGTGTACCGGCCTCACCCGGGAATGAACCCCGTGGATTTCCTCGTCTCGGACGGCCTGAGCTTCCTCTCGGCGCTCGCGGCTGCCGCGCTGATGGCGAAGATCGAAAAGCGCCGCCTCGGCGACTACGGGCTGCCCCTCTCCCCGGGATATGCGGCTCGCTTCGGAGCCGGTCTGCTGTGGGGATTCCTTCCGGTCGCGGCCACGATGGCGGTGATCGCGCTCCTCGGAGGCGTCTCGCTCGCCGGATTCGCTCTGTCGGGCGGCGCGCTCGCCGCCTCGGCCGCGACGTGGGCCGTTTCGATGATCGTCCTCGGACTCTTCGAGGAATACCTTTTCCGGGGCTATCCCCTCTCGGCGCTCGGGCGCGGGATGGGGTTCTGGCCCGCCGCGATCCTCCTCTCGACCGTCTTCGGCGGCCTCCACTACTTCACGAAGGAGAGGGAGACCCCCCTCGACGCGTTCTCGGTCGCTCTCATCGGCCTCTTCCTCTGCTTCACGATCGCGCGCACCGGCGACCTCTGGCTCGCGGCGGGGTTCCACGCGGCGTTCGACTTCTTCGCCCTCGGCGTCGCCGGAGCGCCGAACACGGGAAACGGCGGCAAACCCGTGCCCGGTCACCTCCTCGCGACGACCTTCCACGGGCCCGCCTGGCTGACCGGGGGAGTCTGCGGGATGGAGGCGAGCGCGGTGATGGTCGCGGTGATGCTGATCCTGTTCCCCGTCTTCGCGCGCCTCGTCCGCCCCGACGCCGAGCGACGGGAGAGGGGAGCCGGAGCCGAGGTTCCCGCGTAG
- a CDS encoding DUF6526 family protein, translated as MEKIRPQSYASHRRFDPLYHGFAAPVLALVYPIWAIVHLWRHPTPQSLVWLLFALAIAVLAWRARTFPLAVQDRLIVLEERMRLERLLSPEARAAAAELTDDQLIGLRFAPDEELGALAAAACSEKLSRAEIKKRVKNWRPDYRRA; from the coding sequence GTGGAAAAAATCCGGCCGCAGAGCTACGCGTCGCACCGCCGCTTCGATCCGCTTTACCACGGTTTCGCGGCTCCGGTCCTCGCCCTCGTGTATCCGATCTGGGCGATCGTCCACCTCTGGCGGCACCCGACGCCGCAGTCCCTCGTCTGGCTCCTGTTCGCCCTGGCGATCGCCGTGCTCGCGTGGCGGGCGCGGACCTTTCCGCTGGCCGTCCAGGACCGCCTGATCGTTCTCGAGGAGCGCATGCGCCTCGAGCGACTCCTTTCTCCCGAGGCGCGCGCGGCCGCGGCGGAGCTGACGGACGATCAGCTGATCGGCCTGCGATTCGCTCCCGACGAAGAGCTCGGCGCGCTCGCCGCCGCCGCCTGCTCCGAGAAGCTGTCGCGCGCGGAGATCAAGAAGCGGGTGAAGAACTGGCGGCCCGACTACCGGAGAGCCTAG
- a CDS encoding phosphoglycerate kinase: MKLLDDLDLKSKTVFLRVDFNVPLKDGAVADDMRIVQTLPTIRRALEKGARLVIASHLGKPKGKRDDALSLRPVSLVLAEKLGRPVPFASDCVGDEVRAEIGRLKDGDLLLLENLRFHTGEEKNDPAFAAALAAGIDVYVDDAFGAAHRPHASIVGVPARVRQRGAGLLMDAELRHLSKILDPERPFAAILGGAKISTKIEPLEALAEIADLLLVGGGMANHFVAAIGLPVGKSLLEEDRVATAREILNLCRDEGKNVALPSDFVVAKDPSDGAHARVVSIQGIPPDQMALDIGPKTIEQFGRLLADAKTIFWNGPMGVFEKPPFDKGTMAVARMLAESKATTIVGGGESVQAVRRAGVYDKITHVSTGGGASLEFLSGTELPGVTALES, translated from the coding sequence ATGAAGCTGCTCGATGATCTCGATCTGAAATCGAAGACCGTTTTCCTGCGCGTCGACTTCAACGTGCCGTTGAAGGACGGCGCGGTCGCCGACGACATGCGGATCGTCCAGACGCTCCCGACGATCCGGCGCGCGCTCGAAAAGGGAGCGCGGCTCGTCATCGCGAGCCACCTCGGGAAGCCGAAGGGAAAGCGCGACGACGCGCTCTCGCTGCGGCCCGTTTCCCTCGTGCTCGCCGAAAAGCTCGGACGGCCGGTTCCGTTCGCCTCCGACTGCGTCGGCGACGAAGTTCGTGCCGAGATCGGCCGCCTGAAGGACGGCGACCTGCTCCTCCTCGAGAACCTCCGCTTCCACACCGGAGAGGAGAAGAACGACCCGGCGTTCGCCGCCGCGCTTGCCGCCGGGATCGACGTGTACGTCGACGACGCGTTCGGCGCGGCGCACCGCCCCCATGCGTCCATCGTCGGCGTGCCCGCGCGCGTCCGCCAGAGGGGGGCCGGGCTCCTGATGGACGCCGAGCTCCGGCATCTCTCGAAGATCCTCGATCCCGAACGGCCGTTCGCGGCGATCCTGGGGGGGGCGAAGATCTCGACGAAGATCGAGCCGCTCGAGGCGCTCGCGGAGATCGCCGATCTGCTCCTGGTGGGCGGCGGCATGGCCAACCACTTCGTCGCCGCGATCGGTCTGCCGGTCGGGAAGTCGCTCCTCGAAGAGGACCGGGTGGCGACCGCGCGCGAGATCCTGAACCTCTGCCGCGACGAAGGGAAGAACGTCGCCCTCCCTTCCGATTTCGTCGTCGCGAAGGACCCCTCCGACGGAGCGCACGCGCGCGTCGTGTCGATCCAGGGGATCCCGCCCGACCAGATGGCCCTCGACATCGGCCCGAAGACGATCGAGCAGTTCGGGCGGCTCCTCGCCGACGCGAAGACGATCTTCTGGAACGGCCCGATGGGGGTGTTCGAAAAGCCGCCGTTCGACAAGGGAACGATGGCCGTCGCGCGCATGCTCGCCGAATCGAAGGCGACGACGATCGTCGGCGGGGGCGAATCGGTGCAGGCGGTCCGCCGCGCCGGCGTGTACGACAAGATCACCCACGTCTCGACCGGAGGGGGGGCCTCGCTCGAGTTCCTCTCGGGGACGGAGCTCCCCGGCGTGACGGCGCTCGAATCGTGA
- a CDS encoding alcohol dehydrogenase catalytic domain-containing protein yields MTLPDTMKAVVKTEAAAGPEATAVRDVPVPRPGPGETLLKVIATAVCGTDRHIYDWDPSIQHRVRPPRITGHEFCGEIVAFGPEGERPSLSLGTYASAEMHVTCGHCRPCRKGERHVCENTRILGLDGDGCFAQYVRVPSENVVPLDRAIVPPKVGAFLDALGNAVHTTQVVDLSGKSVAILGFGPIGAFCAEIARVSGASAIGITDVNEHAIAEANRWKQTRGARNVRALNLRGMEEPAAALREALGGGADVVLELSGAEPSINLGLEAIYPGGWMSLLGLPRGNAVTLHHYSRDLIYKGVTMKAIIGRQMFATWVKMLDLLKAGLKVDDFVSHEFEGLERFHEAQALLADRKAMKVVFYPNGRP; encoded by the coding sequence TTGACGCTCCCCGATACGATGAAGGCGGTCGTCAAGACCGAGGCGGCCGCCGGCCCGGAAGCGACCGCCGTGCGGGACGTCCCGGTGCCGCGGCCGGGCCCCGGCGAGACGCTGCTCAAGGTGATCGCGACCGCGGTGTGCGGGACCGACCGGCACATCTACGACTGGGACCCCTCGATCCAGCACCGCGTCCGTCCCCCGCGCATCACCGGCCACGAGTTCTGCGGCGAGATCGTCGCGTTCGGTCCCGAGGGGGAGCGGCCCTCGCTCTCGCTCGGAACCTACGCCTCGGCCGAGATGCACGTGACCTGCGGCCACTGCCGGCCCTGCCGCAAGGGGGAGAGGCACGTCTGCGAGAACACGCGGATCCTCGGCCTCGACGGCGACGGATGCTTCGCCCAGTACGTCCGGGTGCCGTCCGAAAACGTCGTGCCGCTCGACCGGGCGATCGTTCCGCCCAAGGTGGGGGCATTCCTCGACGCGCTCGGCAACGCCGTGCACACGACGCAGGTCGTCGACCTTTCCGGGAAGTCCGTCGCGATCCTCGGATTCGGACCGATCGGCGCCTTCTGTGCCGAGATCGCCCGGGTTTCGGGCGCGTCCGCGATCGGGATCACGGACGTCAACGAGCACGCGATCGCCGAGGCGAACCGGTGGAAGCAGACGCGCGGAGCGCGGAACGTCCGTGCGCTGAACCTCCGCGGAATGGAAGAACCCGCGGCGGCTCTTCGCGAAGCGCTGGGAGGCGGCGCCGACGTCGTGCTCGAGCTCTCCGGAGCCGAGCCGTCGATCAACCTCGGGCTCGAGGCGATCTATCCGGGAGGGTGGATGTCGCTCCTGGGTCTGCCCCGGGGCAACGCCGTGACGCTCCATCACTATTCGCGCGACCTGATCTACAAGGGCGTCACGATGAAGGCGATCATCGGGCGGCAGATGTTCGCGACGTGGGTGAAGATGCTCGATCTCCTCAAGGCCGGCCTCAAGGTCGACGACTTCGTTTCGCACGAGTTCGAGGGACTGGAGCGGTTCCACGAGGCGCAGGCGTTGCTGGCCGACCGGAAGGCGATGAAAGTGGTTTTCTACCCCAACGGCCGTCCCTGA
- a CDS encoding glycine C-acetyltransferase: protein MPDFFEHLQSELDKLKEAKTLKTERVLESPQDAHVKVDGKDVLMLTSNNYLGFANHPRIREAQKKAIDRWGAGLGSVRFICGTERIHLELEETISEFFETEATILYMSCWNANEGLFPAVLEEADGLYSDELNHASIIDGVRLCKAKRYKVPHSDYDAYEKMLEEDTTSRYKMMITDGVFSMEGELADLPALLSISEEHGAVLAVDDSHATGVLGKTGRGTAEEEGIHGKIPITTGTLGKAMGSAAGGFVTGPKALVELLRQRSRTSLFSNSLPPAVVGGSLEAFRMLMEDPSPVEKLRANALHFRNEIKNAGFTIPDGPHPIVPVIVGDTAKALAMSAALFDEGVYVSGFGFPVVPHGHARLRCQISAAHSTKDLDFAVEAFRKVGKKFGVV from the coding sequence ATGCCTGACTTCTTCGAACATCTCCAGTCCGAGCTCGACAAGCTGAAAGAGGCGAAGACGCTGAAGACCGAGCGCGTGCTCGAATCTCCGCAGGACGCGCACGTGAAGGTCGACGGCAAGGACGTCCTGATGCTCACCTCGAACAACTATCTCGGCTTCGCGAACCATCCGCGGATCCGCGAGGCGCAGAAGAAGGCGATCGACCGGTGGGGAGCCGGACTCGGCTCGGTGCGCTTCATCTGCGGCACCGAGCGGATCCACCTCGAGCTCGAGGAGACGATCTCGGAATTCTTCGAGACGGAAGCGACGATCCTCTACATGTCGTGCTGGAACGCCAACGAAGGGCTCTTCCCGGCCGTCCTCGAGGAAGCGGACGGGCTCTATTCCGACGAGCTCAACCACGCGTCGATCATCGACGGCGTTCGGCTGTGCAAGGCGAAGCGGTACAAGGTTCCGCATTCCGACTACGACGCCTACGAGAAGATGCTCGAGGAGGACACCACCTCCCGCTACAAGATGATGATCACCGACGGCGTGTTCTCGATGGAGGGAGAGCTCGCCGACCTTCCCGCTCTCCTCTCGATCTCCGAAGAGCACGGCGCCGTCCTCGCCGTCGACGACTCGCACGCCACCGGCGTCCTCGGAAAGACGGGCCGCGGCACCGCGGAGGAAGAGGGAATCCACGGAAAGATCCCGATCACGACCGGAACCCTCGGCAAGGCGATGGGGTCGGCCGCCGGCGGGTTCGTCACGGGGCCGAAGGCGCTCGTCGAGCTGCTGCGGCAGCGCTCGCGGACGTCCCTCTTTTCGAACTCGCTCCCTCCCGCCGTCGTCGGCGGATCGCTCGAGGCCTTCCGGATGCTGATGGAGGACCCCTCGCCCGTCGAGAAGCTCCGGGCGAACGCGCTCCATTTCCGGAACGAGATCAAGAATGCCGGCTTCACGATCCCGGACGGGCCGCATCCGATCGTGCCGGTGATCGTCGGCGACACGGCGAAGGCGCTCGCGATGTCCGCCGCGCTCTTCGACGAGGGGGTCTACGTCTCCGGATTCGGCTTCCCCGTCGTTCCGCACGGACACGCGCGCCTGCGCTGCCAGATCTCCGCCGCCCACTCGACGAAAGACCTCGACTTCGCCGTCGAAGCCTTCCGGAAGGTCGGGAAGAAATTCGGCGTCGTCTGA